GCTTTCTATAGAAACTTTATGAGTCAGGAAAACCCAACCAATTCCTTTAACCCCTCTCctaaccaaaattattttgctaggatgcagaggtgacctcggtcctaaagcacaaaatagatctttcatccttttctctttctttcaatctatccattgactactaggacatggccggcgccgttattgacgttgaaagagagagcatcagttttgtgcagtgtgaatgagctgctaatccctgTTGAGACGATATCCTTCGGATAAATATTAAAACACTTTGATTAACTCGCACTGataatatttattataatttattcctCCACAAGTCATAGCCACGTCTGCACTTCTCGGCTACCATACAGTCTCTGCCGTCTCATTCGCTCATCGACTTCCCACACTCTCATGAACCAAGGTTATCACATTCACAGGTGAGGCGGTTTCTTCACCACTGCGTATTCCTCCGGAGCGAATGTTGTGTCCAGTTTGTTATCCTTTTTCGTTCTCTTCACCAACACACTGTCCCCAACGGCAATGTCGCTAACTCGAGCTTTCCTTTTGCTATCTGCATAGACTTTCCCTTTTTCCTTCATGATCTTGTCTCTATCCCGAACTTCTCCATCTTCTACCCTTGTAAGTGGAACTTGAGGCAGTTTGCTGCGAATTTTTCTACCAAACATCAGTTCTCCTGGAGATTTGCCTGTTGTTGTGTGATTTGTAGAATGATACGTCAATAAGTAGCGCCGCATTTCAGCTCTCCAATCTTTCCCCAGCTCTTGCGCTATCCTTAGCCTCTTAAGCAGGGACCGATTCTGTCGCTCCACTTCGCCGTTCATTGCGGGCCACAATGGTATGGTGTTGACAATTTGTATTCCACTAGACTCACAAAAACTCCGGAATTCTTCGCATTTTTCACTGAATTGTGGCCCATTGTCTACTCGTAAGGTGACTGGGATACCATACCGGCTGAAAATAATAGCCAGCTCCGCAACAGTGTCCGCTGCTGTGATGGAATTCATTTCTACAACCTCCATGAAGCGGCTATAGTAGTCGATTACGACCAACAGATATTGACCGTCCGGCAATGGACCCAGAAAATCCGCTGCAACATCTACCCAAGGCTGAGTAGGGAGTTCTTTCCGGATCATCGGTTCAGGGACACTTGGTGCTGCCACTAGTGTACAGCCTTTGCATTGCTTCACGAATTTCTCGACCTGCTGGTCCATATTTGGCCACCATACATTTGACCTAAGATGACTTTTCATCAATCTCATCCCTGGATGACCTTCATGAGCGAGACATAGCACCCTCTCCCGTAGTTTAGTAGGAATGATTATACGATCCACTCTCATCAAAACATTATTTACGATGCAAAGTTCATTCGCTACTACCTTGAATGCCAAAGGTAAACTCCGTTGGTTATCGTTTTGAATCAACCGTACTACTTCGCGCAACTCTTCATCTTGCTTACTAGCTTCTTCAATTTCATCCCATTTAAGAGCAGAAGCAGTAGCAGCGTAAACAGCGACTTCCCTaatgaaaatttcttcattagGATCAAACGGAACAGCCTTTGACATAGATAGACGTGAAAGCGCGTCAGCAATGTTCCTATCTCCAGGAATGTGTACGATCTGATAGTCAAAAGACTGTAAACGCAGCACCCACCTTTCAATACGCGCACAAGGCTTAGATCGAGACGTAAACAAGAATTCGAGTACCTTGCAGTCAGTCACcaggtcaaaatttctaccatatAGGTACATCCGAAACCTTTCTACACTCCACACTAAAGCAAGTGCTTCTTTTTCGGTTTGACAGTACCTGCGCTCTGTGTCTGTCAAGGCTTTCGATGCTAAAGAGATAATGCGCGATTGCCCTTGCGAATCAGTTTGAACCAAAGCAGCTCCCAATCCGGTGGGGCTAGCATCCGCATTTACTGCTGTTTTGTCCAAGGGATCGAAGAATCCTAGGGTTGAAGCTGCTgccaatgattttttaatttcctcaaACGCATTCTTTTGGGAAACTCCCCATTCGAATTTAGTTCCCTTTCTTGTTAATTCACGAAGTGGTTGAGCAATTGTGGCTAGGTTAGggataaatttgtttaaataactTGCCAAACCCAAGAAGCTTCTGATCTCAGATTCTGATATTGGAGGACGAAATGATAAAACAGCAGAAACTTTTGTATGTGACGGCTTGATTCCTTCTACTGATATCCGATGACCTAAGAATTCTAACTCCGTAACACCAAAGACACATTTTTGCCCGTTTAGTTCTACTCCTCTGGCTTTGAGTTTATCCATCAcctataaacattaaaattgcttttttttatcgaatttattctttatttcaagtTTGAGTTTAGCTCTGATcatgacaagaaaaaaaaattaaatacaaaaataagatTAGATTACCTTTTCCAGGTTCGCATCATGTATCTCTTGAGTTTCTCCTTTGACAATGATATCATCAAGATACCAGTAAGTACCCTGACACCCCGCCAGTATCTCCTCTATAATACGCTGAAAAATCTCGGGAGCGGTCACCAACCCGAACGGCAACCTCTTAAACCAAAACAGACCCCGGTTTGTTATAAATGTTGTAACATCTCTCGACTCCTCAGCCAGTTCAACTTGGTGGAACGCCTCTTTTATGTCCAATTTGCTCCACACCTTTCCGTGACACAATCGAGCCAAGTACTCCTCCACAACAGGCATGGGGAAACGTTCACGCACGATCGCCTCGTTCACTCGTCTATCagggtatcagaaaaggggtaggcttgatagcggcacgttatccaaacaaacgggaaaattgtgcctagcctttttttttacagatttcatcatataccataaaaggattagaaaataaataaatatttagggcataaagccgatccacgtagggattttgaagcattgcagcttataaccacattgggtgaaaaatgacagattgttattttagtttaaattcttagaattagatacacttataacaggataggcgaaagtacataaaagctttctagcaaaCGAAAAACAGACAAATATGAGCTAAAATGAATCACACATTATTGATttacaactacaaaattcaggagatttgagtttacaatgatcggaaaatgttctaaccaggatgctccaatgagggcaaataaacgatttcttaatggcaaagttggcatttagcctatccaaattaggatttttaagcaatgaagcttttttttattcataatattggaaataaggacttttttttaacctactttgttaaattctgacatacatttaaaaaaaaatgtagtcgggcaaaagagggacatgtacacactaagtggaaagtaaatataggtacaatagtacctctgaatcatagcttaaccatacaggagattcagaacacaaagtcttgattttatatatttttattttactgaccagttagcgctctggttagacgactacaatgagcttctgtgacgccaaatttgaaacaagcgatattaacactgcacgaagctgtatcagtggattccagaaccaggattgacgtatgatacgaaatatcagagtacgatatttaaggagctttgactcttcttaacactataaccattctaaagctaagtgaacatgtgtcaatacaagagagGTGACATATGatgaaacagatatgactgtcgacatgcgatacaagttttgatcaaaaacttgatttaatagggaatATTGAAGCATTTTGTACGgcttgaatgattgaataaccatgacgcaattttaacaattaaatatctttatatgaaaGGACATTTACCTCCAGAAATTCTGTtaccaatccaaagatagaagggactgaatacttgtccattaaaaggaaaatacactaattttgcgcttgacgtaacagatataactgatgttatttagatcatattcttttatgatttcaaatctgtgaatattaacagatagccaaaagcaataggaccgtaagcgatgcgtttgcgattcacatttgaacacttgttaagagattttattgaacggaGTTACTAGGAAAGCAAAGAGattagttaaatgaaaaatcatattccaaattggtaaaacgagaaaatatggaagaatacagcttgtgcaaacgCATGTACTACATttgcactattggcatacccttctcgagagaaaatacgtacaaaggttaaaaaatactagcaagaatttaaaactgattcagattcaaaacattttcttcgaatgttttgaacttgaaaaatttctgaactctgcatgcaataattaaccttgacctattttctcccccgcccagatacagcctcattgatttccaatagacagaaatatgagataaacgtatctgggaagtactggataagtcgcctcgtacgacatggaccagtatcccagtggcagtattctttaggccgctgccacacagccaAAAATAAGATTAGATTACCTTTTCCAGGTTCGCATCATGTATCTCTTGAGTTTCTCCTTTGACAATGATATCATCAAGATACCAGTAAGTACCCTGACACCCCGCCAGTATCTCCTCCATAATACGCTGAAAAATCTCGGGAGCGGTCACCAACCCGAACGGCAACCTCTTAAACCAAAACAGACCCCGGTTTGTTATAAATGTTGTAACATCTCTCGACTCCTCAGCCAGTTCAACTTGGTGGAACGCCTCTTTTATGTCCAATTTGCTCCACACCTTTCCGTGACACAATCGAGCCAAGTACTCCTCCACAACAGGCATGGGGAAACGTTCACGCACGATCGCCTCGTTCACTCGTCTAAGATCCAAACAAATTCGTGGCTCCCCAGATGCTTTGCCTATCACTACAAGAGGCGAAACCCATGTGGTTGGTCGCTGTTTCACTTCAATAATGTCTCGATCAAGGAGTTCGTCTAATTTTCTGTTAACCGCCTCCTCAATAGGAATCGGAACACGGCGTAATGGTTGAAAGACTGGCTTAACATGGTCTTTCATGTGGATCTCAGCATGTACGCCTTTAATCTTGCTGAATGACTTTTTCTGGGTACTTACTTCGTTCACATGTAGACCCacctaaatcaaacaaaataacatGGAAAATAATAATACACAATTCCGTAAAAATaacaacttgaattttttttttctcattcaactAACCTTCAGAACGCCAAGCTGTTTTGCTGTACTATCACCCAAGATGTCTCGCTGACCACCCTTGACAACGAAAAACTCCGCTTCTGTCTTCTTCATTCCCACAACTATCTCCGCTACAAATGAACCAACAATCGTGAGCGGCTTGTCACTACCATATCCTTTCAAGACTTTGGAGGATCCTCTAAAAGAACTCCTCACGTGAACTTTCCGACTCTTGAGCATTTCCCATGTTTCCGGTTTGATCAAATTCGCATCAGCACCGGAGTCGATCAACAGTTGAACGGGTATGCCTCCAATTCTCCCTGGTACTACATTTGTCTGATTTCCTCCATAGAACGTGTAATAAACTTTTTCCTCTTGGGTATCCTTCTCCGCTGATGCGGAACGAGAGCCCACCTCCTCCGTTGGTACATTTTCGACATTGTAGATCCTTTTCGACTTGGTCATCACTTTCATGTCATTCTTCCGCTTGCGACACATTTTCTCATAATGACCCAGCTGTTTACATCGGCGACATGGACGACCTCGCGCGGGACAATTGGTAGACTTAGCAAAATGGCCTTGCTCACCGCATGCGAAACATGACTGATTGTTCTGATTAGCGAAATTGTCAACAGCGGATTGCCTTTTCAGTGGGTTGTTCCTAGCATCTCCTCTTCTGTAAACCGTGTGTTGAAACGATCTCTTCCCACTTTGCACATTTCCAATCTCATAAGCAGCTCGTTCCTGCACAACAGCTGGTCCCTTCAAATTCAACATTTGTATCTCCGTGTCTTCGATACTCGCGGCTATCTCCTCTATCTCACTCAACGAGCGGTCCTTCTTCAGTATACTTCTCCTTAGCTCATCCGACCTACAGTTCTCTACCACCACATCTATCAAATATATTTCCTTCAATATCTCGCTGACTTCACCGGAATGTTTCTCAAATCCTTCCCTTCGTTTCATCTGCCGTAGTTTCCTTCTTTCAATCACGTATTGACGGCCTGCTTGAAAATAGCCATCAAGTAGTTCGACCGCCAAGTCGTACACTCGCGGGTCTACAGCGACCAAAGGTACTTTATCGTGACCAGGCAAACTTCGGAATACACGTTGAAGTTCAACGCATCCAAGATGCAACAATTTAGCCTTCATCATCCTCTGATCCGTTATTCCATATGCTTCGAAATAACACTCAAGAGAAACTTTCCAAGTGTCCCATTCCTGAGACAACTTCTGTTTTTCGATTGTTTCACATCGGAAACAAGGGATTTGACGTGCTTCCTCCATCTGTAAATAAGATGCCAAATTTTGCACCGTAAATAATCTTCATAGTCAAATATTGTTGTGTTTATTTTACACTAATAAACATATGGAAAGGAataatttacaataaatttgatCGGATGGAGGTTTCAAAAGTACGAGATTTCAATAAACAATACTGTTTTggtttttgacgtagaattacgtcttacggcaacactataggggggcaaattgaaattatcgaacggatctcgcgtcacgaaaaacgcctctttaacAGACATCTTTTCCGAACTTCATGTTGGGGCGCCTATGTGTTGGTACACCCATACCAATAAAgcttcatattcatattcatgcTCGGAAAGGCATAAATATAACTGCCGAACAGTAGCTAAGCTTCAGTCGTGTTCAAATTTTAGTGTGTTGCTGTCGGTCGAGATTGCTCCAGTTGTTCATCCGGTTCTAACTGCCGCTCCCCCAGACAAGGCCAGGAAAGCAAAACTCCCAAAAAAGCAGCAGCAAAAGCAGATGGGGGAAAAAAAGCTGCAAGCGTCATTCGTCAGCCACAAGAAACCTGCTACCCGAGAGCAAGCACCCAGAGTGGCTTctgattcttggtcaaaattttcaccCAACCAAAAGAAATAACAGTCCTTCTCAAGACTATAGTATAGTTGCTACCTTGTTTCTGtgcgaaaacaaacaaatcgacggcgataaataaaatttcaagtgcCAGCCTAATCAGCTCTAGGTTATTTAGGATGATAACCGTTCGTCATCATAAGATCTCACCAACATATTTAGGATGATGAGATCAATTTCACCCATTTTAATTCGATACTACAtcagcaacagaaaaaaaaacagcagaatCGAAAATAACCTACTATTTATCACTTCATATTTTGTGTATCGCCGTTGATTTGTTTCATCGACGTGTTTTGGAAAGtcgatgaaaagaaaatttcctaACACTATGAATGCCAGGTTACCTGATTTGTCTTCAAATACAGAGTTTTGAcctatttttcagacaacactAAAACATAGAATTTTCCGTTTTCTTGCTCAAAGTACACTTCCCAGTATTGAATTTTGAGATCGTTTTTTTGAACATCAGATAGAATTCATTAATGCCAAATAATACTTGAAAGCCTGTTTGGGTGCATTCGTATTTcatcgataatttttttaaacctttttttttatataaaagcttctgccatattcgttttcttTCTGGTGGTCCACCGgttgtgcaccaagtgctgtcaaagcgtttttttaatATGAGGATGACAGCAGTTGATGCACAACCGGTTaaccaccagatgaaaacgaatatggcattagtGTTGATGTTCCGAAACTCGCACTTTACTCCAGCCACACCTTCACGCATCGTTAATCCCTACGgagttattgatttttttacctcTAAAACCTTGCAACAGTGGCCCAAATTTCATTGTAATTTCATATTGATCCACTTCTTGGCACAGCCGAAAAAATCCAGTTGaacgttttgaaatttatttttcatgtcGGTCATTGGCAGGAATCTTTAGCAGCCAACcatccaaaatcaaaatgatggGGAGCTCAATTATTCAGTTGAAACATCAGAGCGACCTTCACTactcaaaagtcaaaatcgaTCAAAAGCTTGCCGGTTGAGAAGTGTTTGATTTTATACCTGTTGAGCTAGTAAGAGAGCCGAATTAAACCGATCAACAACGAAagcaaaccgagaaaaaaccTCTAGTGTCAACTTTTAGACTAGGTGCGCGACGAAaggaaattgcaaaaataaaaagttgataaaagcGGCGGCGACTGCTACCAGCGTTCATTTCGCAATTCGGTCTTCTCGGGAGCAGACGTGTTTGACTCATATGTGTTGGTCTATCGTCGTTCTATTTAGGACGGTCGAAAGCGTATCACTTGTCGTAATTCTACGATGATTTTCCGGACGTGTCTTGCATgcaacctcttcaactttttttttctttaagtaatCCCTTAAGTAAAAAGTCATGACCGTATTGTGGAAAAATAATAGTTAtagtaccaaatattttatttaatcaataaaATTCAACGCATTAGTCCATTAAAggattttcattgttttgtatttatttcatCTTATTGTGTAACCGTATTAACAATAAATATACATTTCTTCAACCAATCACATCAACAATCTCTTAAGAATCCTTGCTAATCTTTCAAATAAATCCTGTACGCTCCTGGTACATTTACAGATATAATTTTGTACGCTACTGATACAATTAGTCCATAACTTTATACATTACCGTACATTTTTTGTATTAGAACATACCTAGGTACGCTACTGGTACATCTCGAAAAACTCCTGTACGCTACTGGTACGTTTTCCTTAGACTCCTACTATACACTACTGGTACATGGCTGTTATCATCGCCCATCATTTGTACGCTACTGGTACGCTTTTTCTTCCCCTTTTTTTTCTGTACGCTTCTGGTACATCCTCAACTCCTGTTCACGagtataaatttttcttttgtacgCTACTGGTACACCTCTTGAACCTTCATCGCCTATGTACGCTACTGGCACAACTCttaaccctttttttttttcttgttatatgattttaatcgccgtaatttgtatgataataattttaatagcatgtgcggcggaatgaaaactagagagtatttattttacagaatttgaaagaaaggtggatagacaggcattagtgcgccaataggagaaagcttgataggtgttgaaattttaggctagagggcatgttgatgaaaagctcccatgaattgctcccgcctttgctctgcattagttaactatacatgagaaacccagaaagagaattcccatgtaaagcaaaggcgggagcaattcatgggagcttttcatcaacatgccctctagcctaaaatttcaacacctatcaagctttctcctattggcgcactaatgcctgtctatgcacctttctttcaaattctgtaaaataaattctctctagttttcattccgccgcacatgccattaaaattattatcattttttttttttgccttcgtACGCTCCTGGTACATTTTCCGTCCAATAATGTACGCTACTGGTACATCCTGCGTCAGCTGTCTTACTCACTTGTGACCCATTACAAATAATTTTAGCTCTTTATTATCGCAGTCCCTGTC
This sequence is a window from Uranotaenia lowii strain MFRU-FL chromosome 3, ASM2978415v1, whole genome shotgun sequence. Protein-coding genes within it:
- the LOC129754046 gene encoding uncharacterized protein K02A2.6-like, which gives rise to MKAKLLHLGCVELQRVFRSLPGHDKVPLVAVDPRVYDLAVELLDGYFQAGRQYVIERRKLRQMKRREGFEKHSGEVSEILKEIYLIDVVVENCRSDELRRSILKKDRSLSEIEEIAASIEDTEIQMLNLKGPAVVQERAAYEIGNVQSGKRSFQHTVYRRGDARNNPLKRQSAVDNFANQNNQSCFACGEQGHFAKSTNCPARGRPCRRCKQLGHYEKMCRKRKNDMKVMTKSKRIYNVENVPTEEVGSRSASAEKDTQEEKVYYTFYGGNQTNVVPGRIGGIPVQLLIDSGADANLIKPETWEMLKSRKVHVRSSFRGSSKVLKGYGSDKPLTIVGSFVAEIVVGMKKTEAEFFVVKGGQRDILGDSTAKQLGVLKVGLHVNEVSTQKKSFSKIKGVHAEIHMKDHVKPVFQPLRRVPIPIEEAVNRKLDELLDRDIIEVKQRPTTWVSPLVVIGKASGEPRICLDLRRVNEAIVRERFPMPVVEEYLARLCHGKVWSKLDIKEAFHQVELAEESRDVTTFITNRGLFWFKRLPFGLVTAPEIFQRIMEEILAGCQGTYWYLDDIIVKGETQEIHDANLEKVI
- the LOC129754045 gene encoding uncharacterized protein K02A2.6-like yields the protein MSKAVPFDPNEEIFIREVAVYAATASALKWDEIEEASKQDEELREVVRLIQNDNQRSLPLAFKVVANELCIVNNVLMRVDRIIIPTKLRERVLCLAHEGHPGMRLMKSHLRSNVWWPNMDQQVEKFVKQCKGCTLVAAPSVPEPMIRKELPTQPWVDVAADFLGPLPDGQYLLVVIDYYSRFMEVVEMNSITAADTVAELAIIFSRYGIPVTLRVDNGPQFSEKCEEFRSFCESSGIQIVNTIPLWPAMNGEVERQNRSLLKRLRIAQELGKDWRAEMRRYLLTYHSTNHTTTGKSPGELMFGRKIRSKLPQVPLTRVEDGEVRDRDKIMKEKGKVYADSKRKARVSDIAVGDSVLVKRTKKDNKLDTTFAPEEYAVVKKPPHL